In one Anas platyrhynchos isolate ZD024472 breed Pekin duck chromosome 8, IASCAAS_PekinDuck_T2T, whole genome shotgun sequence genomic region, the following are encoded:
- the SRSF11 gene encoding serine/arginine-rich splicing factor 11 isoform X3, with amino-acid sequence MSTVDPKLNHVAAGLVSPSLKSDTSSKEIEEAMKRVREAQSLISAAIEPDKKDEKRRHSRSRSRSRRRRTPSSSRHRRSRSRSRRRSHSKSRSRRRSKSPRRRRSHSRERSRRSRSTSKTRDKKKEEKEKKRSKTPPKSYSTTRRSRSTSRERRRRRSRSGTRSPKKPRSPKRKMSRSPSPRRHKKEKKKDKDKERSRDERERSTSKKKKSKDKEKDRERKSESDKDVKQVTRDYDEEEQGYDSEKEKKEEKKMADSSSPKVKESAADKGSGDSSRESKVNGDDHHEEDMDMSD; translated from the exons ATGAGCACAGTGGATCCAAA gtTGAACCATGTAGCTGCAGGTCTTGTTTCGCCAAGTCTGAAATCAGATACCTCCAgtaaagaaatagaagaagCAATGAAAAGAGTACGAGAAGCACAGTCATTAATTTCTGCTGCTATAGAGCCAG ataaaaaagatgaaaaacgAAGGCATTCAAGGTCAAGATCACGctcgaggaggaggaggacaccTTCTTCATCTAGACACAG ACGGTCAAGAAGCAGATCAAGGAGAAGGTCCCATTCAAAATCGAGAAGCCGGAGGCGATCTAAAAGTCCAAGGCGAAGAAGGTCTCATTCcagagagagaagcagaagaTCTAGGAGCACATCCAAAACCAG ggataaaaagaaagaagagaaagagaagaagcgtTCTAAAACTCCTCCCAAGAGCTACAGCACAACTAGACGATCTAGAAGCACAAGCAG AGAAAGACGACGTAGAAGAAGCAGGAGTGGAACACGGTCACCTAAAAAACCCAGGTCTCCTAAAAGGAAAATGTCCCGGTCCCCATCTCCAAGAAG gcataaaaaggaaaaaaagaaggataaaGACAAAGAGAGAAGTAGAGATGAGAGGGAACGATCaaccagcaagaaaaaaaaaagcaaagacaaagaGAAGGATCGAGAACGAAAATCCGAAAGTGATAAAGATGTgaaa CAGGTCACAAGGGATTATGATGAAGAAGAACAAGGATATGAcagtgagaaggagaaaaaggaagaaaagaaaatggcagaTTCTTCTTCTCCTAAAGTGAAGGAGTCTGCAGCAGATAAAGGAAGCGGAGATTCATCAAGGGAGTCCAAAGTAAATGGGGATGATCATCACGAAGAAGACATGGATATGAGTGACTGA